The window cagttCCTCTCTtagtccctcccccttcctctttcACATCTAaacctctccccatctctctctctcctgtctcagtccctctctctctccccttcgctctctctctcttctttcgctctcttctttcccctcctccctcctccctctctctctccctccttctctctctctctgtgcatttGAACAGATTGTGTCTCGCCCCAGTGCAGACATATTGCATAAatagctcttaaggtcaaaacaagtccactgtgtactgtctgcatctgattacaAAGCATTCTTAccatcaggaagtgtgtgttagcatgctaattgattgaagcgcttataaactcatcatggtgaatcattagaatgttctgaatgcataaggtaagtgaggaataactttggaccactgcaaaacgtttaaaatgaaccagttctgttctCCTCGTTTcaaagacggtaaaaatcacgtacagccactttaaagtCTTAGTAACACTCAGTTTGATGTTttgaagtcttttttttttttttttttaccgtgaAATGCgttttaaaatacagatttGCCAAACCAAGGttatggaaaaacatgaataaggaagaaaaaaaaccctccaaaacacaacacatcacTTTTAACACAAGAACCATTTATTAAAGTCCTGTGCGGGTTCTActcttggaaaaaaaacaagtatctGAGCAGCAGGTTACACAGAACAGCAGCGACACCACAAGTCTACTAGAgacacttaaagaggaggtattttacttctacggggtattaactgtaacacataacatatttagatcaccatgtttccttttgttgttttgaaaatgctacattcaccTAAAACAAGgtattattaacatgttttataaatttcactttcatgctctctgcgctaagtcactcccccctcagagcgctatcacaacacattcagctgcatcccgctaaagaaactactgcacatcacatcaggtttgtcaagttgctgtgtacagttttgtatcatgtttttgtatatttatggagaattgtcgtgtgggagcatgggtgatgtcggcttgtgggcggagccttgtacagaatcttacagctaatcgtaaagagggtttgagtagggtccaggagagatcgctatatttctcaaacatgcatggatgacatttaaaacctcttcagccaTGGTTTTAATGAGAGagcagcgttagaacatggaaaaaagcttaaaaaaaagagagaattttttgcagaatacctcctctttgagcaaaattatataaaaaatctaaaattctcATAAAATCTTCTTAAATCCACTGAAACATTCACTTTCCCTCTTTTTATgtctgttttcagtttttcaatttTCACTTTCAGTCTTAGTCAAACCACCAACCTGCGACGACAGACACATCCACATCTAAATTCTAAAAGttctaaaaaaaagtattaaaattgtGGTTAAAAattcctaaaataaaaaaacaaaaaaaacaaaacatcttgaATCTTGTTTCAAACAGACCTCTGTTTGCTTCAGGCTCATGTTAAACAGTGATGTGTTTAAGCCTTCATAGTGTGACTAGGCCTGCTCCAAaccagtgtaaaataaatgtgagatCCTTCTATTTTAACTCACCAAAATGAAAGCTTTTTAGTTTAGGCACTGTTGGATTTCATTATAAAGCACAAAAttgtatataaaaaacaaaaaagcagtgTAAAGTTttctaaaattaattaaaaaatcagATGGTAGAATATGTTTCGAAAACACGTCTAAggttttaagtttaaaatgtgagtttaAACGACTTAAATCAATCTGTTGTGCTTGCGTCGCTCTGTAGttctaatctctgacacctgtggttcattatgttataatatacAAAGCGCCCCCTAttgacagctgcacatcacacgagcgaacagacctttttttttccatttgtaccagaATGACTACGTGACGCtaccgaatcctacgagtatcaccgattataaaactggagaaggaagtgtgtacgtcacagtgggcgtggagGTGAAACACGAgggtagatcggcaaaatggtgtcttgaaaataagagattgaagattaaagtcaaacatgaatcactccaaatacaacttcagaggctcaatgagaagaaatgactagaacatggagatctgaacagaacaattTGCAGAACAGACctgatttaaattttaaatatgaatctgatctctcaaaaaaaaatatcctttgaatatattttaatttcaaaaacaactaaactaaactctggtgcactgtgtaacttttctggtggtggattctgaaatgttccactgtttgACATTACACTTAGATAAACTTGAGTTTGCGTTACACATGACCAGgtaaaaggtcagatctgtggaaaggagaGTCCACGCACTGTAACAATGCATTTTACAAGGTCTGTTTGAACAATACATTGATTTGAATACATGCatgatatgtttaataccataacGTGGAATATTCCTGGTATAAcagcaatatctccatggagacaagcaggtggcagaccagaaaagttacatgtagAGCACGTGGAGAAACTACAGTGTATTTAGAGATCTACTAAATATATTTAtccactagtgttgtcacgatactaaaatttcaaacccgatttcgatgctaaggaatagactcgatacccgataccgattctgataccacgatgacaataaaaacactctttctttagacaatagaatgtgattttcaacattaaacggtagtattttcttttataatcccatttggccttatatctgtgtaatccctcagtgtccaggttgtttagtatcgatacttgctcaaacgagtatctagttttgataatagttttagtatcaattagtatctgattttcgatacttttgacagccctaatcTCTACACTCGTCACAAATCTCGAAAAactagattaatattgtgaagTTTTAGCCGACACAGGTGTTGTCCAATGTGGAGGTGATCAGGGCAGGTCCTTGTGCTCAGTCATGGTGTCTTTGAtaatctgaaacaaaacagaaaacaaacacgtTATTTTAAATCAGCCCTTTTCtgcttgtgtcgctctatatttataatctctgacaccagtggatcatcatgttataatttgtacattttaaatcacaatattcatctaaaacaacttaataaaagaaacaaatccgctgacgtccatgttagaaaactgtggtgcccaatgggagctgacgtcgccataaacgtcatcacaacaaagcgccgcatgctgtcagcgccccctatggacagctgcacatcacaccagcgAGCAGacaatttgtttttcatttgcaccaaaatgactaaacCACGCTGTCAAATCGtatgagtatcaccgattaagaaaataaaaccggaGAAGGAAgcgcgtacgtcacagtgggcgtgtacacgggcgtagatcggcaaaatggcgtcttgaaaataagcgattaaagattgctcaaacaggctcaatgagaagaaacgactagaacatggttaaaagctccaaaaagaacagtttgcagaacaagtctgatttaaACCAGAGAAGACACAGGGGAACCAGGTGAGACAGCGCCCTCTGGAGACCACAGCAAAGAGGTGCGAAATGACTGAAATCCTTccagtttaacctgagctgagaCACGAATCCTCAGGTGGAATTtgttgtttaaagggcccgtattacactattttctgatctgttataacattgtttcctcatcataaacagacctggagttgtgttttgtttcattcacacacatttaacagacaaaccctgcatatttttctctcaaacagaaaacactcatgaggtaaaacaggaagtgaaccaCTGCAttttaagattaatatgacaagtttgtggagccgatcccaaacaaataatgagaaggttcaacatttgtagatcAAAAGTTTGGAAACTGCCCTACTGTCCTCCTtgatccctgtgtgtcagatgccctcccatcctcctctatGTCAGATCGAGGTGGGGGCAGATCAAATGTCTGTAGTTAATCTGTAGCtgttgtggtgtgtcagatgccctcccaggtgTTGTGGTTGGATAAGTATGATACATTTGAGCATTATCGTTTGGACAGTCTTTCATaataacctctgacctctccatCGCGGGTTTCCACGGTGCGCACCAGGATGCTCCTCTTCACGTGAGCCTCTGGGGTCTTGGTGTCCAGCCCAGTGTCTGCAGATGAACAGAGAGGTAAGTCTGAGCTATAATATTAATGTGTTATTATGATTAATGCACCAGTttggaaatgcaaaacaaacGCATCACTGACCTCTGAACTGTAGGTTGGAAAAACTCTGAACCGGAATAGTGATCCTGGAAATATatacagaattatttaaagccccagtatgtaacAATTTAGTCAAAAATATACTAaactaaaagcatgtttttgttgatttttttcagtttgggttgtgtttattgcactaaaaaacagAAGCTCCGAAGTATGGATTtagctttctatttccatggaatcatgcaggtgacgtgccttcttcagaaagttacatactgtagctttaaaggaactgtatggaAGAATTTGatattccataaacatgacctcaTTATGTCACCAGACATGAGGTAAacttgttcaaatcaaatataacttttactgatgGCAATTATAATCCTGATTTattgttaattacaaaaacactggacatgacgtctcatttatgtatgttttaagtttttcttttggttcaagatgattatccaatgagaaagcagaatgagcctcacatctctcatttgggttgccagtttcaaagctgaaatccagttggtttaaatctaaaatgcctctctctgatctgaatggtcactacctaaacctcagcacctgcagacaatcatgactcagtgctagtgcagcctctgcagctcagtgagtgaattctgaaggttctttcacatgaggcctgtccataaactgagaatgagacacacctgaatgtgtctctatctgcaggtgaaggctctggacacacaggctcAGATGGGATTGGAATCATTTTAAGAGGCTGGAGACTGATTTAATATTGATTGTATTGACACTTTGCCGCTGATTTAATCAACATTCCccaggggtgtgatgctaactataggcactgctctgtctgaggcgaCTTTAATCTTGGCTTTAATTTAACACCATCTGACCAAAAAGAATTGATTTAGCTgcaactacaacagatgagctgatttgtgctgttaaacaagtccctctcaaataacattgcagccacaagctagctagcattagccaacagtttgtcAGTtcgtcactctcacctttttgttgaagataaaactcctaaacaggatcatgaacgCTCAGATCAATCACACGCTCCTGAACATGTGCTTTTTATATCCATTTTATATTTGgtcttatgtttttaaaatttagatcttaaaaagtatttggataTGTTTGCTAATCtgtgcattatgtcaccatgggaactactgaacattcctccaGAGACATGCATGCAGAACCCCACTGATAATATAGTATTGATAGTGGAAGTATTTGTACTTGTGCCCTCTTCCTcacctgctctcctctccttccagCAGCTTCCTGTAGGTGGCGATCTCAATGTCCAGGGCCAGTTTGACGTTGAGGAGGTCCTGGTAGTCCTGGAGGTGTCGGGCCATCTCCTCCTTCAGACTCTGGATCTCCTCCTCCAGATGAGCCACCCTCTCCTGGTACGCCGAGCTCTCCAGCGCCGCCCGCTCCTCCTGCTCTCGCAACTGACGCTCCAAAGACTCGTTCTGaagagagcgaggagaggatTTAATCAACAGCCCTACAGGTGAGTGGGATACCAGTGCTagaaactgctgttgtgtcctttagcaagacacttcacccaccttgccaagtatgaatgtggtgtgtgtgtgagtgttgttgGGGTCtactgtcagtctgtcccagggcagatgtggctacaatGGTATCTCaccaccactgagtgtggagtgaattaaTAATGCTCTGTAAAGGGCTTTGGGTGTCTTGGAAGGTAATTAAAGTATGCCATGCTCTCCAGGGCCCACAAGAAAAAAAGGactggaagagagagagaaggaagaaaggaaagagaggagtgaaagAATGGAGACCTCAGTGTCCATTATGTGAAGCAGCAGCTCTATGTGTGAGCCCCTGAACATCATGCACctcaccaccagagggcactCTGCaactctgcctctgtctctgcccctgcCTCTGTCCATGTCTCtacctctgtccctgtctctgtccgtGTCCCTGCCCCTGTTTTTActcctgtttctgtctctgcctctgtctctgcctccggctctgcccctgtctctgcctctgtctctgcctctgtctctgcctctgtctctgcctttgtctctgtctctgcccctgtctctgcctctgtctctgcctctgtctctgcccctgtctttgtccctgtctctgcccctgtgtctgcctctgtctctacccctgtctctgcccctgtctctgcctctgcctctgtctctgcccctgtctctgtctctgtctctgcccctgaCTTGTCCCTGTTTCTACCTCTGTCTCAGCCTCTGTCTCTACCCTTGTCTCTACCCCTGTCTCTACCCTTGTCTCAGCCTCTGTCTCTACCCCTGTCTTCACTGAGTCTCCACAGGGTTGAGTGATGCTAGCACCAAACTGGACCCCTCCGTCTCCTCTCACATTTATGTCTTAAGTTTGGAGGAGGTCCATTTCACAGAATTCATGAGACACAGAGCAGTGATGGAGGAGCTTCATTAAACCAAAGGtcaagggtcagaggtcagagctacAGACTCTAAAGACTCTCCGGCTCATGCTGATAGACTCTGCACAGTTATTCACAGTACTATCGGCTTTTCTACATCAGTAATGCTCCATTCTGAAACATGTCTCAAATCTGTTCACAAtgtagtaggagtaatagtagtagtagtagtacattgcAGTATTTGTGTTTACTTATATCAATATATTTGCATCATATTAAGCACTATGTTTGTATGCTTGCAGTACATGTTTGTTGTGTTGCTATGGTTACTCACAGTCCCTCGGAGTGCTTCCAGGTCACAGGTCACCACCTGCACTTGTCGTCTGTACTCGTTGGCTTCCTGTTTGGCCTGACGTAGAGCCTCTGCGTTCCTATTGGCTGCATCGGTCAGGTCGGCGAActgtggaccaatcagagacgaGTATCAGTATTATTTTGTCATaaggtcctgttctagtcctggtttagttctagtctagttcaggtttagttccagttttttgttgtttttttttgttgtgtttttagtgcGTATGTGTGATTGTACTATGTAtaatctgtactttatacttgtACTAGTCCTCTGTTTCCTGTGTGCTTTTACAGTAATGTTCACACCTTAGACCTGTACCAGTCCTCTGTCTCCTGCATGTTGGAGGAGGCCATGGTCTCGTACTGGACCCTGATGTCCCTCAGAGCCGCGGTCAGGTCGGGTTTGGACAGGTCCAGATCCACGTGGACCTGCTGAGCCAGAATCTGCTCCTGAAGCTCACGGAGCTCCTGGGGTAATGagaacacaacataaacacacagatatacacatacagacagagagacagacgggaggagagaggagtgtcATTCCCCAGTTTGAGTAATTTCCCATATTTGTGTTGATCATGCTAGTCCATTAGCTAGAAACAGTGAACAGTGTTATTATGGGTCAGGTGTAGCCTtagttctgcatttatttaaagagcccaCAATActctattttctttcttttctgttcttatgttgtttcctcatcacaaacagacctggagttgtgttttgtttcattcacacatgtttaatacagaaactctgcagatttagtctgagatcttctctcaaacagaaaatactttgttccttgtgatgtcatgtggtaatacaggaagtgctccacagtgtttttaaaccccatataccttcactagaatcatttggatgatttcagccttgaaGTCGCCAATATCACTTGAACTTAGTGTAAAAGGAGCTACCACtctgtgacatcacaatgtggaacagagaattttgagctttggagatgtacacagactaataataaagtgttactcaaacacgtgtgaatgaaacaaaacacaactccaggtctgtttgtgatgaggtaacaacattaaaacatgacttagaGCTGACAGAAGtctgttttatgtaatataggcccGTTTAAGTTTAGTAGTAG of the Periophthalmus magnuspinnatus isolate fPerMag1 chromosome 8, fPerMag1.2.pri, whole genome shotgun sequence genome contains:
- the gfap gene encoding glial fibrillary acidic protein; amino-acid sequence: METQRVQSSYRKRFGTQNPTALRLSSARLSWHGTPRSLTHSSPISRSSVGSLLLGSPVDRLDFSADSALKAQFKETRTNEKVEMMGLNDRFASYIEKVRLLEQQNKVLVAEVNQLKVKEPSRVGEMYQDELRELRRQVDHLTSAKARAEVERDNSAADLDKLKHRLQDEMVLRQEAENSLSAFRQDVDEAALSRVQLERRIEALQDEINFLKKVHDEELRELQEQILAQQVHVDLDLSKPDLTAALRDIRVQYETMASSNMQETEDWYRSKFADLTDAANRNAEALRQAKQEANEYRRQVQVVTCDLEALRGTNESLERQLREQEERAALESSAYQERVAHLEEEIQSLKEEMARHLQDYQDLLNVKLALDIEIATYRKLLEGEESRITIPVQSFSNLQFRDTGLDTKTPEAHVKRSILVRTVETRDGEIIKDTMTEHKDLP